The window GAAATGAACGAGCGATACGAAAAGAAGATGCACTCTCCTGATCCCTTCAGCGATGTCAATCCGGAGCGGAAAGCCATCCTTTACCCCCTCGATTCCCGCAAGAAGCCGCTGGAACGCCCAGGCCGGGTGCTTTCTCTGCCCGATCCGCACCGTATGACCCCGGCGGAGATCAGCAGGGTGATCCGTGAGACGATCCGCCGTGAAATCACCTATCTCCGGAGCATCCCGTTCGGGAACATGTACGCCGTAGTGTACAGCCCGGAGGAAATCGATGCATTCGAGCGAGAAATGTCTCTCGACCGGGTTCCTGAAAAGCCGCAGGTCAAAGACGGTGTGACCGTCCGTCACGCTCGTATCCGCATCATCCCCTCGCTCTATCCCCTCCAGATGGGGCTCAAGGAGAACAAAACCATCCGTGACTGGGACATGTGGAATCTGGGCATTCTCCGCATCGGGAGGCCGGTTCATGTGCTCCATACCTCTCTTTCAGGGGCGTTCCTCTTCGTTCTGTCGGATGATGGCTTCGGCTGGGTGAACGCGGAGGACATTGCCTTCGCGGATGGGAAAATCATCGAGCGTTTTTCGGCGTCGAAGGATTTCGTGGTCTGCACCGGCGACCGCGTGCCGTTTTACACAGACGAGAGTTGCCGGTATGTCTCCGGCTGGCTGCGCATGGGAGACCGTGCCCCGCTCGCCAGTAAAGGCGACGCCCGTACGATCCTTGTTCCCCTGCGGCGGAACGACGGCCGGTTCGAGATCGAAAAAGCCCGGCTGTCCAAAGACGCCGATATTCATATCGGTTACCTCCCTTATACCCGGCGGAACATCGTGGAAACCGCGTTCAAGCTCCTCGACAATCCCTACGACTGGACCGGCGCCTGGCTTGGGCGGAGCCACGAGACTACCTGGCGCGACATTTTCGCCTGTTTCGGCTTCCGGTTGCCCTACCAGGGGGAATTGTTCACCCATTTCGGCGCCTGCGAAGAAGTGCTCCCCGTCGCCATGCCGAAAGACGAGAAACACCGCAGTATCCTCGCCCACGAGCCGTTTGTCACCCTCATGGTTTCCTGGGAGCATGTGCAGCTTCTCCTGGGCGGGTACAGCGGCATGCCCATCGTATTCGACAATCACGGCTACGATTACACCGCCCCGGACGGGACGCTTCTCGAAATCAAGCGCACCTGCGTCAGCGACACCCGTCAGCCCTGGTATTTCTACGATAACCCGGTAACATTTCTGGAATTGAAATGAAACTGAATAAAGAATATTTCTCGCAAAGTTCGCAAAGTGCGCAAAGAAAGAAAAAATTTTTGGACAGGATTGACAAGATTTACATGATGTTGAAAAAATCACTGCATTTATACATGATGGCATATCTATTGCGTTTCTTTTCAAAATAGATGCCGAAACAAGTTCGGCATGACACGTGTCACCCTGAACTCGTTGCCGCTTCGCGGGAACGATAAAACCGTTTCAAGGTCTAATGAAAATAATAAATTCTTCTTGTCACCATGTGCTGCTCTGCATATATTCTGAACATTATAAAAAACTCTTTAATTTCAATCCCCCCTCTCGAGAGCAGGCAATGTCCACGAAACCATTGTCTTTTCTTGCTGGCATCCTCGCCGCCGCTATATTTCTTGCGTTCTGCCCTCTTTCTTTTGCCCAGAGCGACAAGCCTTACAGCATCGCCATTATGAAACTGAAAGGCATGGGCATCTCCGAGATCGAGTCGGAAACCCTCACCGAAACCCTCTATTCAGGTATCTCTGAAATTCTTCAAAACCAGGGCGCAAACCTGAAAGAAAAGTACACCCTCCTCGAACGCTCCCAGATGGACAAGATCCTTGACCAGTTCAAAATGCAGGACGTTCTCTGCTCCGATGACAGTTGCGCGGTGACATTCGGGAGACTGCTTTCCGTGCAGCGAATTATCATCGGCTCGGTCGGGCTGGTCGGTGAAACATACATCATTTCCTGCCGTATCGTGGATGTCGAGTCCTCCAAAGTTATCCGCTCGGCTAGCAGCAGGCATCAGGGCAAAATTGACGGCGTCCTAGATATCCTTCCGCTGGTCGGCCATGAACTACTTACCGGAGTACGATTACCTGACCCCCTGAAACCGGCGCAAAGGACGCTCCCCGGTGTTTCCCAGCCCCTCGCCCAGCCTGAAATATCCTATCTCTCCATCGAGGGGACGCCTGCTTCCGCCGAAGTGCGGATAAACGGACAGAGTATCGGGCAGACACCTATACAATTTCACGCATTAACACCCGGAAAACATACGGTTGTCGTTGCATGCGCTGGATACGAGGATTTTACGAAAGAGATCGTTATCGAGCCTGGGAAACGGCATAAGCTGGCCTACAATCTCACCGCATTCGGAAGACTTACGTTTAAAGGCTCCCCGGATGGTGCGACAGTCTCAATAGATGGGAAAGAAATCGGGAAAACTCCCCTTGCCGGTTATGAGCTTCAACGAGGAAGTTATACGGTTACTATTACCCGTCAGGGATACACCGACTTCCGGCAGAATATCACCCTTTCCCCCGGAGAAAAAAGAGAAATCGAGTATGCGCTCATCGTCTGGTCAAAATTGCTGTCGAAAGCCGCCCCGATGGGGCTGTTGTCTCTATCGACGGCAATAATGCAGGTGAAACGCCCTTACGGGATTTCACAGTCACCGAAGGAATCCACACAATTGCTATAGCCCGCATGGGTTACGAAACCTACCGGGAACAGGCCAATGTCAGCCAGTCCGCACCTGTGAATATCTCCCCGGTTCTTATTCCCAAAACAAAGAGAAGCGTGCTTATGAGGAGTATATTTGTTCCCGGCACTGGCCAGTATTATGCCGAATACAAGGGCAAAGGTGTATTGATAAGCGTTCTCCAGATCGCCGCCATAGCTGGAGTGGTAGGCACAACGCTTTCGGCGAATACTGCGAACACAGATTATGAAGATGCCCTTACGGCGTATCGAAGTATCACCCAAACCGAATTTGCAAAATTTCCGGACGCCCGGATCAAGGTGCGAAATACATACGACAAGGCTTCACAAGTATCCACCGTGCAGCTTGCTGTCATAGGGATCGCCGCCGCGGTTTATGTCTGGAATCTTGTGGACGCCGCATTTACCGAGCCGAGGGTCGAAATGAAGCCGCCATCGAATGCGATGCATCTTGAGCCTCGTATTGAAAGCAATGAGTGCGGGATTTCTCTCGCGGTGAGGTTCTGAACATGAAGAGCTTACATCTGATGTTTATATTCGTGGTTTCATTGTCAATTGCCTGCGCCCCGGATAAGCCGAAGTTCGATAATCCACTGGATCCGGATGGGGTGAATTTCCAGGGTTATCAAGCACCGGGTCTTTCAGTCCCTTCTGCCGCGCTGAAAGGAACATCGTATACGGTTTCCTGGAATAATGTCGGAGTATCTTCTTATGTGCTGGAAGAAGCTAATAATGATTCTTTTGCAAATGCCGTTTCATTTACGGTAACTGAGACATCAAAATCATTTACACATTCTTCAACCGGAGAAACATGGTACTATAGAGCGAAGACAAACATCGGAAATAAAGACAGCGGCTGGTCAAGTTCAGTCGCCATAACTATGAAAGATAAAATCACCCCCCTCGATGCCATAAAAATGGTTTCCATTCCCGGCGGGACATTCCAGATGGGATCAAATGATTATTCCAATGAATAACCAATTCATGCGGTAACATTGTCCGCGTTTCAAATGAGCGCTTACGAAATAATCCAGGGGCAGTACAAGGCTGTAATGGGTACGAATCCTTCTAGTTTCAAAGGGGATGACAACCTTCCGGTGGAGCAGGTGAGCTGGTGGGATGCGATAAAGTTCTGCAATGCGGCTAGCGACAGTTCGGTATTGAGCCGTTGCTATAATGAAAGTACGGGCGCGTGTGATTTTACGAAGAATGGTTTCCGGCTGGCGACCGAAGCTGAGTGGGAATATGCCTGCCGTGCAGAGACAACAACGAAGTATTATACGGGCGACAATG is drawn from Candidatus Latescibacter sp. and contains these coding sequences:
- a CDS encoding PEGA domain-containing protein, with protein sequence MSTKPLSFLAGILAAAIFLAFCPLSFAQSDKPYSIAIMKLKGMGISEIESETLTETLYSGISEILQNQGANLKEKYTLLERSQMDKILDQFKMQDVLCSDDSCAVTFGRLLSVQRIIIGSVGLVGETYIISCRIVDVESSKVIRSASSRHQGKIDGVLDILPLVGHELLTGVRLPDPLKPAQRTLPGVSQPLAQPEISYLSIEGTPASAEVRINGQSIGQTPIQFHALTPGKHTVVVACAGYEDFTKEIVIEPGKRHKLAYNLTAFGRLTFKGSPDGATVSIDGKEIGKTPLAGYELQRGSYTVTITRQGYTDFRQNITLSPGEKREIEYALIVWSKLLSKAAPMGLLSLSTAIMQVKRPYGISQSPKESTQLL
- a CDS encoding DUF5683 domain-containing protein, with translation MDGNNAGETPLRDFTVTEGIHTIAIARMGYETYREQANVSQSAPVNISPVLIPKTKRSVLMRSIFVPGTGQYYAEYKGKGVLISVLQIAAIAGVVGTTLSANTANTDYEDALTAYRSITQTEFAKFPDARIKVRNTYDKASQVSTVQLAVIGIAAAVYVWNLVDAAFTEPRVEMKPPSNAMHLEPRIESNECGISLAVRF
- a CDS encoding SH3 domain-containing protein, whose protein sequence is EMNERYEKKMHSPDPFSDVNPERKAILYPLDSRKKPLERPGRVLSLPDPHRMTPAEISRVIRETIRREITYLRSIPFGNMYAVVYSPEEIDAFEREMSLDRVPEKPQVKDGVTVRHARIRIIPSLYPLQMGLKENKTIRDWDMWNLGILRIGRPVHVLHTSLSGAFLFVLSDDGFGWVNAEDIAFADGKIIERFSASKDFVVCTGDRVPFYTDESCRYVSGWLRMGDRAPLASKGDARTILVPLRRNDGRFEIEKARLSKDADIHIGYLPYTRRNIVETAFKLLDNPYDWTGAWLGRSHETTWRDIFACFGFRLPYQGELFTHFGACEEVLPVAMPKDEKHRSILAHEPFVTLMVSWEHVQLLLGGYSGMPIVFDNHGYDYTAPDGTLLEIKRTCVSDTRQPWYFYDNPVTFLELK